The nucleotide sequence TGACAGCCTAGCTAAACATCTGACAGCCTAGCCAAACATCTGACAGCCTAGCCAAACATCTGACAGCCTAGCCAAACATCTGACAGCCTAGCTAAACATCTGACAGCCTAGCCAAACATCTGACAGCCTAGCCAAACATCTGACAGCCTAGCCAAACATCTGGCAGCCTAGCCAAATATCTGACAGCCTAGCCAAACATCTGACAGCCTAGCCAAATATCTGACAGCCTAGCCAAACATCTGACAGCCTAGCCAAACATCTGACAGCCTAGCCAAACATCTGACAGCCTAGCCAAACATCTGACAGCCTAGCCAAATATCTGACAGCCTAGCCAAACATCTGACAGCCTAGCCAAACACCTGGCAGCCTAGCTAAACACCTGGCAGCCTAGCCAAACACCTGGCAGCCTAGCCAAACACCTGGCAGCCTAGCCAAACACCTGGCAGCCTAGCCAAACACCTGGCAGCCTAGCTAAACACCTGGCAGCCTAGCCAAACACCTGGCAGCCTAGCCAAACACCTGGCAGCCTAGCTAAACACCTGGCAGCCTAGCCAAACACCTGGCAGCCTAGCCAAACACCTGGCAGCCTAGCCAAACACCTGGCAGCCTAGCCAAACACCTGAGAGCCTAGCCAAACACCTGGCAGCCTAGCCAAACACCTGGCAGCCTAGCCAAACACCTGGCAGCCTAGCCAAACACCTGAGAGCCTAGCCAAACACCTGAGAGCCTAACCAAACACCTGAGAGCCTAGCCAAACACCTGGCAGCCTAGCGAAACACCTGGCAGCCTAGCCAAACTCCTGGCAGTCTAGCCAAACACCTGACAGCCTAGCCAAACACCTGGCAGCCTAGCCAAACACCTGGCAGCCTAGCGAAACACCTGAGAGCCTAGCCAAACACCTGGCAGCCTAGCCAAACACCTGGCAGCCTAGCCAAACACCTGGCAGCCTAGCCAAACACCTGGCAGCCTAGCGAAACACCTGGCAGCCTAGCCAAACACCTGGCAGCCTAGCCAAACACCTGGCAGCCTAGCGAAACACCTGGCAGCCTAGCGAAACACCTGGCAGCCTAGCCAAACACCTGGCAGCCTAGCCAAACACCTGGCAGCCTAGCGAAACACCTGGCAGCCTAGCGAAACACCTGGCAGCCTAGCCAAACTCCTGGCAGTCTAGCCAAACGCCTGACAGCCTAGCCAAACGCCCGGCAGCCTAGCCAAACACCTGACAGCCTAGCCAAACATCTGACAACCTCGTAACAACGATAGCttgcggaagggggggggggagtcagacGACACAGACATCGTAACCAAAGACTTTGGCGCCACATTAACGACCCTCCTTAATTActcaacagcacctgcctcattACAAAGCAATTCCAATTCCGGCAGCGGTCAGGTTTGCCCTCTTGACCTTCATTTGACCTCCGGCAATGACCGGGGTTGTGTACCGGATATCCCGGTATCTCTGACGGAAGAGGAAGTGTCTtctgaggttcgaatcctcgtcacggcccttgtggatgtgttcttCTATGAGTGGTGGGTCTATGTTCAGTCCCGCGTAGATTGGCTGTGATTGATCGTGTCTCCCTcctaacacacaccgaaactacgacgttggtacaacgttcgaacaagttttaacaccacctaaccagttataacaaccaatatatcaagttgtaacaacgttccaatacgtcataaacacattaagcctagatgtaacaactttattataagttgttacaagcggaaaatagagacagtttcggtttgtgtttccagggctgctAGGTGAAGTCTGCTGTTTACTGGTCCTTTTTGgggtctgctgtgtgtgtgtgtgtgtgtgtgtgtgtgtgtgtgtgtgtgtgtgtgtgtactcacctaattgtactccaccacatcactgcctaatgcattccatttattaactactctgacactgaaaaaaattctttctaacgtctctgtggctcatctgggtactaagtttccacctgtgtccccttgttcgtgtcccttgtgtgtgtgtgtgtactcacttaatcacctaattcatctaattgtgtttgcgggggttgagctctggctctttggtcccgcctctcaactgtcaatcaacaggtgtacaggttcctgagcctactgggctctatcatatctacacttgaaactgtgtatggagtcagcctccaccacatcactgcctaatgcattccatttgttaactactctgacactgaaaaagttctttctaatgtctctgtggctcatttgggcactcagtttccacctgtgtccccttgttcgcgtaccaccagtgctaATGACTttgtccttgtccaccctgtcaattcccccgaggattttgtatgtggttatcatgtctcttctTATCAtgttatcgtgtgtgtgtgtgtgtgtttcacctgCATTTCGTTTTCTGATTGTCAGTGTGTCTATTTTCTCTTTGTCTTCCAGTACTTAGAGCACAAATCACTAACATCGCCAATTAGAGTATGCACAGTTCActacaatcagtacttagaatATGCACAATTCACTAACAATCAGCGCTCGAAGCATGTGGAACAATCACAATCTTACTTACAATCTCGTTGAAATATTACGGAATATTTTCGATGTATTTATATTCCAAAATTCTTAAATTTGTTAGACAAATCTTCAAAATCTTACGGCCATATTAATATATACTTTCCTAACATATATATTCTTGCCTAAAATACCCTTCTTCAATATTCTTCCTAGTAAATATCTTAGCCGAATATTCCTTTCTTAAATTCCCGGTTAGAATATCCTTCGGAATTTCTTAAATATTCTTCGAAAATATCCCCTTAATAAATACCCTACTAAAATTGCCCCAATGGGCTTCCGtcagtaataattatattattagcaataataataatgttattataaATTAACGAACCGAGTCTGTGTACTGCGTTAATTACCAGTCGTTAGTTAGCGATAATGTCCAGGAAAGTCATTAATACTCGTTTAAGTAAATGATTAACAACTCGCTGTTTATATATCATTTGCAAATTGTCATTCTCGCATCACGACTGTCATATTAACTACCGAGTAGTTTATGGTAGTCTAACAAGCAAGTCGTGTCAAAAATTAGCATTGATAATGAGGCCAAATCGCTTCAGTAAGCAGCCTGTTGGCatctccagcacacacacaagcccgtgtatatatataagtctctatatgagatatatatatgtccTCGGCTCATTATATAAGTGTGCACTAACTGTCTGACTGTTCCAACAGCCGCTTCTCTCTCTCGTAATAATTCTCTTAACTATTTCCCGCCTAATAAATTCTAATTATCGCAGTTAGCCGACAGGTGGAGCAATCTGTCGGGACTTGAAATTTTGGGATATATTTTCCGCGCGCGATTAACGGCTTGGCTTGGTTCGTttgctctctggctctgtctctgtctctgtctttctgtctctctgtctctctctctctctctctctctctctctctctctctgtctctctctctctctctctctgtctctcacccaCCGTGTACCTAGCCAAATTTCTCCTAACTTAAACTGTTCTATTCTCTCCAAACTTTGCCTAAACCAATCTTATCTAATCCTAACCCAGTCTAACCTAATCCCTCTAAGCCTAGACAAGTAATCTTTTAATCTTAACCAATCTCTTATTTCTCTTAGGAAAGGTTAGGCTGGGTTTGATTAGGTTAAGCTTGCCAAGCGCAGCCTATTCTTTGTTAATCGAGGGAAGATCAGCCTAATCTCTCTTGCCATATCCAAACTAAACTAACCCTTAAGGTCTAAATACAGCCAAAACGCTACCCAATCCTAATCGCTTATGTAAATAAATTCATCCTAATGTGTTCAAACTTACACAATCCTGATTTCTCCCTCTATGTTGATGCATACCCAACTTAATCCTCTGCAACCAATCATGATTCAACCTAATCTAGTCTAATCAATCGCGGATACAATGCATGCTTACCTGATTAATCACCAGCTTTAATATAGTCAATCTGTTTCAAGCTTATTCCATGCTAAAGCTTGGTTCTCATTCTATACTTTCTCAAGCTGAACTAGGTTAAACATTGGGCTTAGATAGGTCAAGAGGTTCACAGTTCTTGACCTTCCTAAGGTCAAGAGCCTTAAGTGACCTTAAGGTCACTTAAGGCAAGTGACCTTCCGTCCTTCCTCTTGACCTTAGGCTAGTTTAGGAGCAGGTTTTGTTGTTGGGTATTTAAGGAGGACATTTTAAGACTGAATTTAACGTGGGTCCTTTAAAAGTCCGTTTAAGGAGAATATATAAGAAGAATATTTTACGAGGATATTTAAAATTGCAGGTAAACACCAGGTATttcaagagggcatttaaagagGGTATTTTATGATAGTAGGGTATTTAAGGAGGGTATTTTATGATAGGGTATTTAGTGAGAGAATTTAAGGAGATCATTTTATGATGAAAGGGTATTTAAGAAGCGTATTTTTAGTAAAGTACTTAAAATGGTCAGGTCAAAATTTTTTAAAGGGTATTTAAGGAGTGAATTTTAAAAGGATATTTAACATGCAAAAGCTGATATCAAAGATAATACGCAGAATATTCTTTATGGTTCTTcgttagtgttcgttattgtatctTCGTTATTGTATCTTCGTTAGTGTATCTACGTTAGTGTATCAACGTAATTTAATGTACGTTATTGCATCAAAGTTAATGTGCCAACATTAGTGTATTTACGTTAGTAAATGCAACTAGCAACATTATATTACAACACTTAATACATTATAGTCCAACATTATACCTACGATAATGTCTCTACGTTAGCCGCTAAATTGCATTGACAACGCTTTAATCACCAGGGCCACTGGCACCAGGAGTGGCAATCGTTGGCTAGCGAGACAATGAGTGCCAGATGAGTGGCACTGTGCCTCTGAagagcacagggggagggggggaggagtgccATCCGACCCTAAACACACAGATGGTTTTACACATGTGTTCCCGCggaaagggggtgggggaggagggggggggtttaAGGGGCACTTGGCACCAAGCAAAGGGGGGTTTTGTGTGGGGTTGAAACCCTTTGAAGCTCTTAGAAGGGGTTGGTTGGCCAGGGGGAATGACTCAAGGGGTCTATGGGGGAGTAGGGGGGGAGAagaaacccctcccccccccctcattgtgGGTCGTTTAAAGGGGGTTTGTAACCCAATTGTCGCGTGATGCAAGAGGGATTCTGTGACAATGGGACCGCTATGCCACGCTATGCTACGCTATGTGGCGTGGGGTGACGCTATGCCACTAGGAGCTAATGATGGACCACAAGCTGGGATGACTGGATTACTAATGGCATGTCCTGGGTAAGacgagtctctctgtctctctctctctctctctctctctctctctctctctctctctctctctctctctctctctctctctctctctctctgtctctctgtctgtctctctctctctgtctctctctctctgtctctctgtctctctgtctctgtctctctctctctctctgtgtctgtctctctgtctctgtctctgtctctgtctctctctctctctctgtctctctctctctctctctctctctctctctctctgtctctctgtctctctctctctgtctctctctctctctgtctctgtctctctgtctctcagtctctcagtctctcagtctctcagtctctcagtctctcagtctctctctctctctctctctctctctctctctctctctctctctctctctctctctctctctctctctctctctctctctcttcaacccccctccctccctccccagcctAAATCCCGGGTGCCAGTTTACTGTTAGGGGAACAGGGGCAACAGGTGAAAGAATACGTTATCCAAACACTTCTAACCTCCctcgggaatcgaaccagggaccCTCCGTCAGCACTTCCGCTTGAACTGAGCCTACATATCACATCTATTTAATCGTTAATATCTATATAAATACCTTATCAAATGTTTATATAAAAAGCACTTTAAAAATAATAAAGTTAATACAAGTGAGGTAATAAAGCAAATACAAGTGATGTAATAAAGTTAGACAATACAAGTGAGGTAATAAAGTAGTGGCCACGGCTCGCCAGTGATTAAGTAGCGGCACATATGACCCTTGCGGGTGTGTACACAAGGCTTGTCAGACACGGGCGGCATACGACCCGAGCCCACATGTGACTTCCAGAGTAAACAGTGTCAGTCTTGACACGGACGGGAgaggacagtgagagagagaggagagaggagagaaagaaattcagagaagagagaagagtgaACAATAAACAAAGAGAAAGGAAGATGAAACGAGAGCATGAGGGGAAAAAATAGAGAATAGGGACAAAAAAAAGAGGACATAGTCTCCCAGAAAGGAAAAGAAAGTAATGGAAAAGAGGATAGACGGGTATAGAGGaagagggaaaaggaaaaggaattTAGTAATGGTAACGAGACACCTTTAACAAGCCTCACACTTGGACCAATCATAGAGAGGTTAAAGGTCACTTCTCTGTCGCCCCaaactccagtccttttcgtccCAAGCTGACCTTTTAACCCCTGGAAGGCGCATATCGTCTCCTTAGAGGACATCCTCTTTCAACAGTTTCTGGCACTTTTTCAACAAGGTTTCATACCCTTGGAAAGGGAGTCGATTCCCTTTTAATTGGGGTAATGGGGATCCACCCCGACCCGTCCATGTTGGTCACATACCTCTCATCAGTCACCCTGCAAATTATCAGTCTGAAGGCCAGATGCTTTGGCCTAGCTTCAGCAGACTTTGCAGGGTGATGGGTTTCAGGGATGGGCAGAGGCGGATGGTGATcaacccgtcctatcccaaatccttatcctgaacactgggaaggggtcaggataaggatttgcgatgggacgggggaaaggaatggtgcccaaccacttgtggacagtcggggattgaacgccgacctgcatgaagcaagaccgtcgatctaccgtccagcccaagtggttggaccatTTTGAATCAAGTACTTGCACATTTCTTTAATATTCGTAATAGTATTCGTTATGAATTCGTAATGTCGAATATCTCTGATATTCAGTTCGTAATCTTGAATATCGTAATTTAATTCGTAATCTTGAATATCGTAATTTAATTCGTAATCTTGAATATCTCTGAATTCAGCGATATTTAAAAAAATCACCTACGATTACAGAGCGAATAATAGTTTGTGTATAATTCTGTCGATAGTTTCTACATGATTAAATGTTTGTTTCCTgtagtgtgtgtactcgcctagttgtgcttgcgggggttgagctctggctctttggtcccgcctctcaaccgtcaatcaacaggtgtacaggttcccgaacctattgggctctatcatatctacacttgaaactgtgtatggagtcagcctccaccacatcacttcctaatgtatctAGGTTAGTGTATCTACGTTAGTGTATCTACGTTAGTGTATCTACGTTAGTGTATCTAGGTTAGTGTATCTAGGTTAGTGTATCTACGTTAGTGTATCTACGTTAGTGTATCTACGTTAGTGTATCTACGTTAGTGTATCTAGGTTAGTGTATCTAGGTTAGTGTATCTAGGTTAGTGTATCTAGGTTAGTGTATCTAGGTTAGTGTATCTACGTTAGTGTATCTACGTTAGTGTATCTAGGTTAGTGTATCTAGGTTAGTGTATCTACGTTAGTGTATCTACGTTAGTGTATCTACGTTAGTGTATCTACGTTAGTGTATCTACGTTAGTGTATCTACGTTAGTGTATCTAGGTTAGTGTATCTAGGTTAGTGTATCTACGTTAGTGTATCTACGTTAGTGTATCTACGTTAGTGTATCTACGTTAGTGTATCTACGTTAGTGTATCTAGGTTAGTGTATCTAGGTTAGTGTATCTAGGTTAGTGTATCTAGGTTAGTGTATCTACGTTAGTGTATCTACGTTAGTGTACCTAGGTTAGTGTGTCTACGTTAGTGTATCTAGGTTAGTGTATCTAGGTTAGTGTATCTAGGTTAGTGTATCTAGGTTAGTGTATCTAGGTTAGTGTACCTAGGTTAGTGTGTCTACGTTAGTGTATCTAGGTTAGTGTATCTAGGTTAGTGTATCTAGGTTAGTGTATCTAGGTTAGTGTATCTAGGTTAGTGTATCTAGGTTAGTGTATCTAGGTTAGTGTATCTAGGTTAGTGTATCTAGGTTAGTGTATCTAGGTTAGTGTATCTACGTTAGTGTATCTACGTTAGTGTATCgtggaccccttcccagtgctatatagtcgtaatggcttggtgctttccaccTATGATAGTTCCCTCCTCCCTCATCACATGTCAATAAAATGATTGTATGGTTTCTTTCAGGTTATCCGCTTGGAAAACTCCAAAACTGGTAGATAGAACACACGAAGAACACTGTGTTCTCCACGAAGAACACTGTGTTCTCCACGAAGAACAGTGTTCTCAACGAAGAACACTGTTATCAACGAAAAACACTGTGTTCTCCACGAAGAACATTGTGTTCTCCACGAAGAACACTGTGTTCTCAACGAAGAACACTCTGTTCTCAACGAAGAACACTCTGTTCTCAACGAAGAACACTGTGTTCTCAACGAAGAACACTGTGTTCTCCACGAAAAACACTGTGTTCTCAACGAAGAACACTGTGTTCTCCACGAAAAACACTGTGTTCTCCACGAAGAACACTGTGTTCTCAACGAAAAACACTGTGTTCTCAACGAAGAACACTGTGTTCTCCACGAAAAACACTGTGTTCTCCACGAAGAACACTGTGTTCTCCACGAAAAACACTGTGTTCTCCACGAAGAACACTGTGTTCTCCACGAAGAACACTGTGTTCTCCACGAAGAACACTGTGTTCTCCACGAAAAACACTGTGTTCTCCACGAAAAACACTGTGTTCTCCACGAAAAACACTGTGTTCTCAACGAAGAACACTGTGTTCTCCACGAAGAACACTGTGTTCTCCACGAAAAACACTGTGTTCTCCACGAAAAACACTGTGTTCTTCACGAAAAACACTGTGTTCTCCACGAAGAACACTGTGTTCTCCACGAAAAACACTGTGTTCTTCACGAAAAACACTGTGTTCTTCACGAAAAACACTGTGTTCTCCACGAAGAACACTGTCTTCTCCACGAAAAACACTGTGTTCTCAACGAAGAACACTGTGTTCTCCACGAAGAACACTGTGTTCTCCATGTGTTATTTTCGCTCACCGTGCAGACGCCGGCCACTCCATTGATCCACAATGTTTATCTCCAGCGAAACGCGTCATAAATTGTCAAAAAATTACATTTCCCCCTCGGGACGTTCATCATTTCCGTCAGGCCGCGGTAGATAATGCCATTTCCTCTTCTCTTATTGCATTGTCTATCGCGCCCCATTGCTCGCGTGGTCCACTGGGCCATATCcaggagatgagtcacaataacgtggctgaagtatgttgaccagaccacacactggaaggtgaagggacgacgacgtttcgctccgtcctggaccgaaacgtcgtcgtcccttcaccttcttcgTGGGCCACTGGGCCATCATGTGGCCATCGAGGGCCAGCATCACAGGGGCCAGCGGTGGTCAGGGGATCGATCCCAAATGAAAACAGATGGCCAATGTTGAGCTGAAAGTCAATAGGTTGGATATGACCTGACTGGGAGAGCTAGGAGAGGCTTTTTGTGGAATTGGTTCGATGCTGGAGAGGGCGGATGACGTAGATTCATCATAGCAGCCGAGAAGTAAATTGGACAGCACTCTATGGACAATCGTCCTCACATTTCAGCATGTGGGGATCGGC is from Procambarus clarkii isolate CNS0578487 chromosome 77, FALCON_Pclarkii_2.0, whole genome shotgun sequence and encodes:
- the LOC138357314 gene encoding coiled-coil domain-containing protein 70-like codes for the protein MENTVFFVENTVFFVENTVFFVEKTVFFVENTVFFVKNTVFFVKNTVFFVENTVFFVENTVFFVKNTVFFVENTVFFVENTVFFVENTVFFVENTVFFVENTVFFVENTVFFVENTVFFVENTVFFVENTVFFVENTVFFVENTVFFVENTVFFVENTVFFVENTVFFVENTVFFVENTVFFVENTVFFVENTVFFVENTVFFVENTVFFVENRVFFVENRVFFVENTVFFVENTMFFVENTVFFVDNSVLR